From a single Arthrobacter sp. SLBN-112 genomic region:
- a CDS encoding carboxylesterase/lipase family protein produces MTRLSTPDGSVRGSSVETDGTTIERFLGIPYAEPPSGANRFRPPVPVLPWTGVLDCTAPGPAAPQNPESPAPPGSTPRSWSEEGCLNLNVWTPGTDGPARPVMVWIHGGAYLMGANSDAMYDGARLAAAAGVVLVSVNYRLGALGFLHLPDLLGPDYGDSSNLALLDQLEALRWVRRNIGAFGGDPHSVTIFGESAGAAAIGTLLGMPSSEGLFRRAIMQSGTAERYRRPEESAHVTAAFLELCGLDGSSARELLTLPVERLLEAQAALERRAAEESFAVPLPFQPTVGTPSLPVPPLEAVRNGVNRGVDLLIGTNLNEGSFAVEMRPDSAADPEYPDRAAAVLSGAGVPAEAAPGYTEALTTLLGREPAGKELLEAAIADSLYRQPSNRLLAARQEAAGGRNFAYLFTWRSPAMGGKLGACHALEIPFVFRHLDAPEAAFLTRGKAPQPLSYAMSRAWAAFAGTGTPGSEHLAWPEYGTQRTTMVLDEEPRLEADPRQEIREFFAAAEVQAEASLQEN; encoded by the coding sequence ATGACGCGCCTCTCCACCCCGGACGGATCCGTCCGCGGCAGCTCCGTCGAGACTGACGGGACCACCATCGAGCGGTTCCTTGGCATCCCCTACGCGGAACCGCCGTCGGGAGCCAACCGCTTCCGGCCACCGGTGCCGGTGCTGCCCTGGACGGGCGTGCTCGATTGCACCGCCCCTGGCCCGGCGGCGCCCCAGAACCCCGAATCCCCTGCACCCCCCGGCTCCACGCCGCGCTCCTGGAGCGAAGAGGGCTGCCTCAACCTGAACGTCTGGACGCCCGGGACGGATGGGCCGGCCAGGCCGGTGATGGTATGGATCCATGGCGGCGCGTACCTGATGGGCGCCAACAGTGATGCAATGTACGACGGCGCCCGGCTCGCCGCTGCGGCGGGCGTGGTGCTGGTGTCCGTTAACTACCGCCTGGGCGCGCTGGGTTTCCTGCATTTGCCGGACCTGCTGGGGCCGGACTACGGGGACTCGTCCAACCTTGCCCTGCTGGACCAGCTGGAGGCACTGCGCTGGGTCCGCCGCAACATCGGCGCCTTCGGCGGCGACCCCCACAGCGTGACGATCTTCGGCGAGTCCGCCGGCGCCGCAGCCATCGGCACCCTGCTGGGCATGCCGTCGTCGGAAGGGCTCTTCCGCCGGGCCATCATGCAAAGCGGCACGGCCGAACGTTACCGCCGGCCGGAGGAATCGGCCCACGTCACCGCCGCATTCCTTGAATTGTGCGGTTTGGATGGCTCCTCCGCCAGGGAGCTGCTGACCCTGCCGGTGGAGCGGCTGCTGGAAGCCCAGGCCGCCCTGGAGAGGCGTGCTGCTGAGGAGTCGTTCGCAGTTCCGCTGCCGTTCCAGCCCACGGTGGGCACGCCGTCACTGCCGGTGCCACCGCTGGAAGCCGTCCGCAACGGGGTCAACCGCGGCGTGGACCTGCTGATCGGAACCAACCTGAACGAGGGTTCATTCGCCGTCGAGATGCGCCCGGACTCCGCGGCGGACCCGGAGTACCCGGACCGCGCCGCGGCCGTACTGTCCGGCGCCGGGGTCCCAGCTGAGGCTGCACCCGGTTACACAGAGGCGCTCACCACGCTGTTGGGCAGGGAACCGGCCGGCAAGGAGCTCTTGGAAGCGGCCATCGCCGATTCCCTCTACCGCCAGCCCAGCAACCGGCTCCTGGCCGCCCGCCAGGAGGCTGCCGGCGGAAGGAACTTCGCGTACCTGTTCACGTGGCGCAGCCCGGCGATGGGCGGGAAGCTGGGAGCCTGTCACGCGCTGGAGATCCCCTTCGTCTTCCGGCATCTGGATGCGCCTGAGGCCGCCTTCCTCACGCGGGGCAAGGCACCCCAGCCGCTCAGCTACGCCATGAGCCGGGCGTGGGCAGCGTTCGCAGGCACGGGAACGCCCGGCTCGGAACACCTCGCGTGGCCGGAGTACGGAACGCAGCGCACCACCATGGTGCTCGACGAAGAGCCCCGGCTGGAAGCCGACCCCCGGCAGGAGATCCGGGAGTTCTTCGCAGCAGCGGAAGTGCAGGCGGAAGCTTCGCTGCAAGAGAATTGA
- a CDS encoding GAF and ANTAR domain-containing protein yields the protein MLNAGVPEDEDFADVALHIQESFLQNPEVEAFLQDLASYAAARIGGQGHVCSCEIVVLRPKKPAASAGSNRSAPLMSQLELRLGDGPGTTAMRTAKTVLVPDLRREERWPEYVQAVQRQGFRSVLSIPASLEGDSQGVLTFHCSQPLTFGSQGIDAAEAFVRQASKGLGLALRMLKLEETRDGMSAAMQTRTVIDLATGAIMAQNRCSQATAFKLLRDASSTRNMKLRDVAAAVVASVAGAADTFTYFDE from the coding sequence GTGCTCAACGCCGGCGTCCCTGAAGACGAGGATTTCGCAGACGTTGCCCTGCACATCCAGGAGTCATTCCTGCAGAACCCCGAGGTTGAGGCGTTCCTCCAGGATCTGGCGTCCTACGCGGCGGCGCGGATTGGCGGCCAGGGGCACGTATGCTCCTGTGAAATCGTGGTGCTGCGGCCCAAGAAACCCGCGGCGAGCGCCGGCAGCAACCGCAGTGCACCGCTGATGTCGCAGCTGGAGTTGAGACTCGGCGACGGTCCGGGCACCACGGCCATGCGGACGGCAAAGACAGTGCTGGTTCCGGACCTGCGGCGGGAAGAGCGTTGGCCGGAATACGTCCAGGCCGTCCAGCGGCAGGGTTTCCGCTCGGTGCTGAGCATCCCGGCGTCGCTGGAGGGGGATTCGCAGGGCGTCCTCACGTTCCACTGCTCGCAGCCCCTCACCTTTGGCAGCCAGGGCATCGATGCCGCCGAAGCGTTCGTCCGGCAGGCTTCCAAGGGCCTGGGTCTTGCCCTGCGGATGCTGAAGCTGGAAGAGACCAGGGACGGCATGAGCGCCGCCATGCAGACACGCACGGTGATCGACCTGGCAACCGGGGCCATCATGGCGCAGAACCGCTGCAGCCAGGCAACGGCGTTCAAGCTGCTGCGGGATGCCTCAAGCACCAGGAACATGAAACTCCGGGACGTTGCGGCAGCCGTTGTCGCGTCAGTGGCCGGCGCCGCGGACACCTTCACCTACTTCGACGAGTGA
- a CDS encoding universal stress protein — MAGNGSFRIVVGVDGSDQSRSAMDWAIEESRLRKGDVQALTAWSFPYVSDALGTAWDYEIFQKDAQAILEAELERIKDQSVPVTGKIVEGNPAAALIEASRDADLVAVGSRGHGGFTGMLLGSVSHQTIHHAHCPVLVIREPAAD, encoded by the coding sequence GTGGCCGGTAACGGAAGCTTCAGGATCGTGGTGGGCGTGGATGGTTCCGACCAGTCCCGGTCGGCCATGGACTGGGCGATTGAGGAGTCCCGGCTCCGCAAGGGTGACGTCCAGGCGTTGACCGCATGGAGCTTCCCCTACGTCAGTGATGCACTCGGCACCGCTTGGGACTACGAGATCTTCCAGAAGGACGCGCAGGCCATCCTTGAGGCGGAGCTGGAACGCATCAAGGACCAGAGCGTACCCGTCACGGGAAAGATCGTGGAGGGCAACCCGGCGGCCGCACTCATTGAAGCTTCCCGCGACGCGGACCTGGTGGCAGTCGGTTCCCGCGGCCATGGCGGATTCACCGGAATGCTGCTCGGTTCTGTCTCCCACCAGACCATCCACCACGCGCACTGCCCGGTGCTGGTGATCCGCGAACCTGCCGCCGATTAG
- a CDS encoding glycoside hydrolase family 1 protein, with translation MTNPFPRDFLWGVATAGHQVEGNNVNSDTWFLEHLPGTIFAEPSGDAVDHYHRYREDIALIAGLGFTSYRFSIEWARIEPERGHFSVAELDHYKRVLEACHEHGLTPVVTFHHFTSPRWLLQAGGWEGKETPDLFARYCDQVMAHVGDLIGVACTLNEPNLPWLLESFGIGGEAPENRGSVPMWAAAAERLGVDASTVAPFQFCSTEAGFQVKVAAHRAATAAIKAHRPDLQVGWTLANSDIQAIDGGEQIADRVRRDVNERFLEASRGDDFVGIQTYGRTVYGPDGHAPAPEGVPTNQMGEEIYPQALEATIREAHRIAGIPVMVTENGLATEDDTQRVDYLKAAVDGVASCLADGIDVRGYIAWTAFDNFEWIFGYRPKFGLIAVDRSTLERTPKESARWLGSLARQQSLAEAPQPA, from the coding sequence ATGACCAACCCGTTCCCCCGCGACTTCCTCTGGGGCGTGGCCACTGCAGGCCACCAGGTGGAAGGCAACAACGTCAACAGCGATACCTGGTTCCTGGAGCACCTGCCCGGAACCATCTTCGCCGAGCCCTCCGGCGATGCCGTGGACCACTACCACCGCTACCGCGAGGACATCGCGCTGATCGCGGGGCTGGGCTTCACCAGTTACCGCTTCTCCATTGAGTGGGCCCGGATCGAGCCGGAAAGAGGCCACTTTTCGGTGGCGGAACTGGACCACTACAAGCGGGTGCTGGAGGCATGCCACGAACACGGCCTCACCCCGGTGGTCACCTTCCACCACTTCACCTCACCGCGCTGGCTGCTTCAGGCCGGTGGCTGGGAAGGCAAGGAGACCCCTGACCTCTTCGCCCGCTACTGCGATCAGGTGATGGCGCACGTGGGTGACCTGATCGGCGTCGCCTGTACCCTGAACGAGCCCAATCTTCCCTGGCTCCTTGAGTCGTTCGGCATCGGCGGGGAAGCACCGGAGAACCGCGGCTCGGTGCCCATGTGGGCTGCCGCCGCGGAACGCCTGGGCGTCGACGCCAGCACTGTTGCCCCGTTCCAGTTCTGCTCCACGGAGGCTGGCTTCCAGGTGAAGGTGGCCGCACACCGGGCTGCCACGGCAGCCATCAAGGCGCACCGCCCCGACCTTCAGGTGGGCTGGACCCTGGCAAATTCGGACATCCAGGCCATCGACGGCGGTGAGCAAATCGCGGACCGGGTGCGCCGCGACGTCAACGAACGCTTCCTCGAAGCGTCCCGCGGCGATGACTTCGTGGGCATCCAGACCTACGGGCGCACTGTGTACGGCCCGGACGGCCACGCGCCGGCGCCGGAGGGCGTGCCCACCAACCAGATGGGTGAGGAGATCTACCCCCAGGCCCTGGAAGCGACCATCCGCGAGGCACACCGGATCGCCGGCATCCCCGTCATGGTCACCGAAAACGGCCTTGCCACCGAGGATGACACCCAGCGGGTGGACTACCTGAAGGCAGCGGTCGACGGCGTTGCCTCCTGCCTTGCCGACGGCATCGACGTGCGGGGGTACATCGCCTGGACGGCGTTCGACAACTTCGAGTGGATCTTCGGTTACCGGCCCAAGTTCGGCCTGATCGCCGTCGACCGCTCCACCCTGGAGCGGACGCCGAAGGAGAGCGCACGCTGGCTGGGCAGCCTGGCACGGCAGCAGAGCCTGGCGGAAGCGCCGCAGCCTGCCTAG
- a CDS encoding ABC transporter substrate-binding protein has product MKLLTTTARGSAAVLTGALLMGSLAACGGGSSQAAAKADTSSLTLAIDSDSASFGFDPLRVSAAQRQFFEGLYDSLMTLQPDGSAGPGLAKVFSYNADNTVLTLTLKDGVAFTDGSKLDADLVKANLDRRSDPALSAYSAVAKGGAQEITSVDVVSPTQVALTFAKPQPGFEKNLASTTGMIVGKNGVTDTSTLAATPDGSGPYTLDPSTVKGNKYVLVKNDKSPDASKYAYKKVVFSVVLDPQARANALVSGQADVAMLTSNTVDFAKSKGVGVSRIGGTVNTMISFDKIGKTAPAFAQEKVRQAIQYAINRQALVDALHKGDIAAWNALPKDSAGFTKDLETKFAYNPEKAKSLLAEAGYPNGFDFTILAGAQTQTDLQAVQKDLAAVGITMNVKMAASTDEAFAAVATTPLGYAPLNWDNPVGVMYGAILNGFTNVQKATDDQLSAATGELAAAKDDAAVKAAATKLNTRLVESGWMIPLYEALTNQGYNTKKVAQVKFAGTNAYPLLSSYTPAS; this is encoded by the coding sequence ATGAAACTTCTGACCACCACCGCACGCGGCAGCGCTGCCGTCCTGACTGGTGCCCTGCTGATGGGTTCCCTGGCCGCCTGCGGCGGCGGGTCCAGCCAGGCAGCCGCCAAGGCTGACACCAGCAGCCTGACTCTCGCCATCGACAGCGACTCGGCCTCCTTCGGCTTCGACCCGCTGCGCGTCTCTGCAGCGCAGCGCCAGTTCTTCGAGGGCCTCTACGACAGCCTGATGACGCTGCAGCCGGACGGCTCCGCCGGCCCCGGCCTGGCCAAGGTGTTCAGCTACAACGCTGACAACACCGTCCTGACGCTGACCCTGAAGGACGGCGTGGCATTCACGGACGGCTCCAAGCTCGACGCCGACCTGGTCAAGGCCAACCTGGACCGCCGGTCCGACCCCGCCCTGAGCGCCTACTCGGCCGTAGCCAAGGGCGGTGCGCAGGAGATCACGTCGGTGGACGTGGTCAGCCCCACCCAGGTGGCACTGACCTTCGCCAAGCCGCAGCCCGGCTTCGAGAAGAACCTGGCCTCCACCACGGGCATGATCGTGGGCAAGAACGGCGTCACCGACACTTCAACCTTGGCCGCCACGCCCGACGGCTCCGGACCCTACACCCTTGATCCCTCCACCGTGAAGGGCAACAAATACGTCCTGGTCAAGAACGACAAGAGCCCGGACGCTTCCAAGTACGCCTACAAGAAGGTGGTCTTCAGTGTTGTCCTGGACCCCCAGGCACGTGCCAATGCGCTGGTCTCCGGCCAGGCTGACGTCGCGATGCTGACGTCGAACACCGTTGACTTCGCCAAGTCCAAGGGCGTCGGTGTCTCCCGGATTGGCGGCACCGTCAACACCATGATCTCCTTCGACAAGATCGGCAAGACGGCCCCGGCCTTCGCGCAGGAAAAGGTCCGCCAGGCGATCCAGTACGCCATCAACCGCCAGGCCCTGGTGGACGCCCTGCACAAGGGTGACATCGCCGCCTGGAACGCCCTCCCCAAGGATTCGGCAGGCTTCACCAAGGACCTCGAAACGAAGTTCGCCTACAACCCGGAGAAAGCCAAGAGCCTGCTGGCCGAGGCCGGCTACCCCAACGGTTTTGATTTCACCATCCTCGCCGGGGCCCAGACCCAGACGGACCTGCAGGCAGTCCAGAAGGACCTCGCCGCCGTCGGCATCACCATGAACGTCAAGATGGCCGCCTCCACCGACGAAGCGTTCGCCGCCGTCGCCACTACGCCACTGGGCTACGCGCCGCTGAACTGGGACAACCCGGTTGGCGTGATGTACGGGGCCATCCTGAACGGCTTCACGAACGTCCAGAAGGCCACCGATGACCAGCTGAGCGCCGCCACCGGCGAGCTGGCCGCCGCCAAGGATGACGCCGCCGTCAAGGCAGCCGCCACCAAGCTGAACACCCGCCTGGTGGAGTCCGGCTGGATGATCCCGCTGTACGAGGCGCTGACCAACCAGGGCTACAACACCAAGAAGGTGGCCCAGGTGAAGTTCGCCGGCACCAACGCCTACCCGCTCCTGTCGTCCTACACCCCGGCCAGCTAA
- a CDS encoding ABC transporter permease, with protein sequence MEVTMALFITKRLFMALATVLVVAVLAFLLVHAMPGSPGAVSLGAGASQEAIDEVNQRMGWNDPLFTQFFTWLGSAVQGDLGISLIDGRSVSADLASRLPVTASLAAGATVLSAILGIALGVTAAVRGGLLDQVIGGFVGLLVALPAFWVGVIFVFLFAVQSSVFPATGYVPFEVSPQDWALSLALPVITLAVGGAAFIARQTRASMLEALQQEHIRTLRATATPTWKILYVHALRYASLPIVAGIALQFIGLFGGSVIAEQLFAMPGLGQAVQTSVSTHDAPAVQGVVVIATVVVVAVNLVLELATKFLDPKLRAS encoded by the coding sequence ATGGAGGTCACCATGGCACTATTCATCACTAAGCGCCTGTTCATGGCGCTGGCCACCGTGCTGGTGGTTGCGGTGCTGGCATTCCTGCTGGTGCACGCAATGCCGGGCAGCCCGGGGGCCGTCTCCCTCGGCGCCGGCGCCTCCCAGGAAGCCATCGACGAGGTCAACCAGCGGATGGGCTGGAACGATCCGCTGTTCACCCAATTCTTCACCTGGCTCGGTTCGGCCGTGCAGGGCGACCTGGGGATCTCGCTCATCGATGGCCGCTCTGTCAGCGCCGACCTCGCCAGCCGCCTGCCCGTCACTGCCTCGCTCGCTGCGGGGGCCACGGTTCTCAGCGCCATCCTGGGCATCGCCCTGGGCGTCACCGCCGCCGTTCGCGGCGGTCTCCTGGACCAGGTAATCGGCGGCTTCGTGGGCCTCCTCGTTGCACTGCCGGCGTTCTGGGTGGGCGTCATCTTCGTGTTCCTGTTTGCCGTCCAGTCCTCCGTCTTCCCGGCCACCGGCTATGTGCCGTTCGAGGTCTCGCCGCAGGACTGGGCCCTGTCCCTGGCACTGCCGGTCATCACCCTTGCGGTGGGCGGTGCGGCGTTCATTGCCCGCCAGACCCGGGCCTCCATGCTCGAAGCGCTGCAGCAGGAACACATCCGCACGCTGCGGGCCACGGCAACCCCCACCTGGAAGATCCTCTACGTCCACGCCCTGCGCTACGCCAGCCTGCCGATCGTGGCCGGCATCGCCCTGCAGTTCATTGGCCTGTTCGGCGGCTCCGTCATCGCGGAGCAGCTGTTCGCGATGCCCGGCCTGGGCCAGGCCGTCCAGACCTCCGTCAGCACCCATGATGCCCCCGCCGTCCAGGGCGTGGTGGTGATCGCCACCGTGGTGGTGGTTGCCGTCAACCTGGTGCTGGAGCTGGCCACCAAGTTCCTCGACCCGAAGTTGCGTGCCTCATGA
- a CDS encoding dipeptide/oligopeptide/nickel ABC transporter permease/ATP-binding protein produces MIPTVAPAPADADQAGSTTPAGTPARNAGRAAITRFSRHRLLTSPGAVAGLIWLAAIVIASLTAPLWLPFKTEDQDFTAVLSGPTAAHWLGTDELGRDILSRIFAAAAGTLGTSMLTVIVGVGLGTVLAMLAAGAGERTEAVISRVTEIMMSLPGTVIILAVIDAVGTNIPVVMAILGILMSAGIYRVILGQAKSLQSQLYVDAAKVDGVGPLQISLRHVLPGLANTIVVQAALIFAVGMLIQAGLAFIGFGPPIPQPSWGGMIQGASQHVYDAPWMMVPTGAVLALTVLSANAIGNALGKAPNAAAPHLPSAAARRQRAKAVAAIAAAAPAAASQDGTPGDTAAKGTLSVRNLSVGVDSSGTGNGVRLVTDVSFNVQPGTVLGLVGESGCGKTMTALSLLGLLPSGVSVTAGQILWNGRNLAAVADRDMEAVRGREIALISQEPMRALDPMFTVGYQLTATIRRLRGLNRAEARKEAHSLLEKVGIVDAARILKTYPHQISGGMAQRVAIALALSGQPRLLVADEPTTALDVTVQAEILSLLRNLVKDTGMSVVMVTHDLGVVADICDQVAVMYAGQVVENGSTQAVLDHPRHPYTLALLAADPHANHADDMPERLATISGQVPQPKDWPTGCRFAARCQFAGSACVEPVPLLRSGTGDGLVRCVKADQLAVEGMDWLATDVPASRTLQVNPKQNLRALNTIVEKDPA; encoded by the coding sequence ATGATCCCAACAGTTGCCCCGGCCCCCGCGGACGCGGACCAGGCAGGAAGTACGACGCCGGCAGGAACGCCCGCGCGCAACGCCGGCAGGGCAGCCATCACCAGGTTCTCCCGGCACCGGCTGCTGACCTCGCCGGGTGCCGTGGCCGGGCTTATCTGGCTCGCGGCCATTGTCATCGCATCACTGACCGCCCCGCTGTGGCTGCCGTTCAAGACCGAGGACCAGGACTTTACCGCGGTCCTTTCCGGCCCCACCGCTGCCCACTGGCTGGGGACCGACGAACTGGGCCGGGACATCCTCAGCCGCATCTTCGCCGCCGCCGCCGGCACCCTGGGGACGTCGATGCTCACGGTGATTGTCGGCGTCGGGCTCGGCACCGTCCTGGCCATGCTTGCCGCCGGTGCCGGGGAACGGACCGAAGCCGTGATCAGCAGGGTCACAGAAATCATGATGTCCCTGCCGGGAACGGTGATCATCCTGGCGGTCATCGACGCCGTGGGTACCAACATTCCGGTGGTCATGGCCATCCTGGGTATCCTGATGTCCGCCGGCATCTACCGCGTGATCCTGGGCCAGGCCAAATCCCTGCAGTCCCAGCTTTATGTTGATGCGGCAAAGGTTGACGGCGTCGGCCCGCTGCAGATCAGCCTCCGCCACGTCCTGCCCGGACTGGCCAACACCATCGTGGTCCAGGCCGCGCTCATCTTCGCAGTCGGCATGCTCATCCAGGCCGGCCTGGCGTTCATCGGGTTCGGGCCGCCCATCCCGCAGCCCAGCTGGGGCGGCATGATCCAGGGCGCCTCCCAGCACGTCTACGACGCCCCCTGGATGATGGTGCCCACCGGCGCCGTGTTGGCGCTGACGGTCCTGTCCGCCAACGCCATCGGCAACGCCCTGGGCAAGGCACCCAACGCCGCGGCCCCGCACCTGCCCTCCGCCGCCGCACGCCGGCAGCGCGCCAAAGCTGTTGCCGCCATCGCCGCCGCAGCGCCCGCTGCTGCCTCCCAGGACGGTACGCCCGGCGACACCGCTGCGAAGGGAACGCTCAGCGTCCGCAACCTCTCGGTCGGCGTCGACAGTTCAGGGACTGGCAACGGCGTCCGCCTGGTCACCGATGTCTCCTTCAACGTCCAGCCCGGCACCGTCCTGGGCCTGGTGGGGGAGTCCGGCTGCGGCAAGACCATGACCGCATTGTCCCTGTTGGGCCTGCTTCCCTCGGGCGTCAGCGTCACCGCCGGGCAGATCCTCTGGAACGGCAGGAACCTGGCTGCGGTGGCGGACAGGGACATGGAAGCTGTCCGCGGCCGCGAGATCGCCCTGATCAGCCAGGAACCCATGCGCGCCCTGGACCCGATGTTCACCGTGGGCTACCAGCTCACCGCCACCATCCGCCGGCTCCGCGGCCTGAATCGGGCCGAGGCGCGCAAGGAAGCGCACAGCCTGCTGGAAAAGGTAGGCATCGTGGACGCCGCCCGGATCCTGAAGACCTATCCGCACCAGATCAGCGGCGGCATGGCCCAGCGCGTGGCCATTGCCCTGGCGCTCTCCGGACAGCCCCGCCTGCTCGTCGCGGACGAACCCACCACCGCCCTGGACGTCACGGTCCAGGCCGAAATCCTGTCCCTGCTTCGGAACCTGGTGAAGGACACCGGCATGTCCGTGGTGATGGTCACCCACGACCTCGGCGTGGTGGCGGACATCTGCGACCAGGTGGCCGTGATGTACGCCGGCCAGGTGGTGGAGAACGGCAGCACCCAGGCCGTCCTGGACCACCCCCGCCACCCCTACACCCTGGCCCTCCTGGCGGCCGACCCGCACGCCAACCATGCAGACGACATGCCCGAGCGGCTTGCCACCATCAGCGGACAGGTGCCGCAGCCCAAGGACTGGCCCACCGGCTGCCGCTTCGCCGCCCGCTGCCAGTTCGCCGGCTCCGCCTGCGTGGAGCCCGTCCCGCTGCTGCGCTCCGGCACCGGCGACGGGCTGGTGCGGTGTGTCAAGGCGGACCAGCTGGCCGTCGAGGGCATGGACTGGCTGGCCACGGACGTGCCTGCCTCCCGCACCCTGCAGGTCAATCCCAAGCAGAACCTGCGCGCTCTGAACACCATCGTTGAAAAGGACCCGGCATGA
- a CDS encoding oligopeptide/dipeptide ABC transporter ATP-binding protein, translating to MSTAVTERRGSTPPSATTPILEVKDLVVRYGRGRKAAAAPAAVDLVSFSIAPGETVGLVGESGSGKSTIGKAILGLQKVSGGTITYQGKDITSAGAAQRRALGGELRAVFQDPNSSLNPRNTVGTSLAEPLRLRGVSAAEARTRAGDMLERVGLPREAVDRYPSQFSGGQRQRISVARALICDPQLVVCDEAVSALDLSTQAQVLNLLADLRDERGLSYLFIAHDIAVVQFLAQRVVVLYRGQVMESGPAAAVTENPKHPFTQALVAASPVPRPAEQAERREARESLGVRTGAAAVPGPGGCPFRLRCPLATELCATERPALRRVGVADVACHYA from the coding sequence ATGAGCACCGCAGTCACCGAACGCCGCGGTTCCACGCCGCCCTCCGCCACCACCCCCATCCTTGAGGTCAAGGACCTGGTGGTCCGTTATGGCCGGGGCCGGAAGGCAGCCGCCGCACCGGCCGCCGTCGACCTCGTCAGCTTCAGCATTGCCCCCGGTGAGACGGTGGGCCTGGTGGGGGAGTCCGGTTCCGGAAAGTCCACCATCGGCAAGGCGATCCTTGGCCTGCAGAAGGTCTCCGGCGGCACCATCACCTACCAGGGCAAGGACATCACCTCCGCCGGCGCGGCCCAGCGCCGCGCCCTGGGCGGGGAACTGCGGGCCGTCTTCCAGGACCCCAATTCCTCGCTGAACCCGCGGAACACGGTTGGCACGTCCCTGGCTGAGCCGCTGCGCCTCCGCGGGGTGTCCGCAGCGGAGGCGCGCACCAGGGCCGGGGACATGCTGGAACGCGTGGGGCTTCCGCGCGAGGCAGTGGACCGGTACCCCAGCCAGTTCTCCGGGGGCCAGCGCCAGCGCATTTCCGTGGCCCGCGCCCTGATCTGCGACCCCCAGCTGGTGGTCTGTGACGAGGCCGTCAGCGCCCTCGACCTGTCCACCCAGGCCCAGGTGCTCAATCTCCTGGCCGACCTCCGTGACGAGCGTGGCCTCAGCTACCTCTTCATCGCCCACGACATCGCCGTGGTCCAGTTCCTGGCCCAGCGCGTGGTGGTGCTCTACCGCGGCCAGGTCATGGAAAGCGGACCTGCCGCTGCGGTCACGGAAAACCCGAAGCACCCTTTCACCCAAGCCCTCGTGGCAGCATCCCCGGTGCCCCGGCCGGCGGAACAGGCGGAACGCCGCGAAGCCCGCGAATCGCTGGGCGTCCGCACCGGCGCTGCTGCAGTACCCGGGCCCGGCGGCTGCCCCTTCCGGCTCCGCTGCCCCCTGGCCACCGAACTGTGCGCCACGGAGCGGCCCGCCCTGCGGCGGGTTGGGGTTGCCGACGTCGCCTGCCACTACGCCTGA